A stretch of Rhinoderma darwinii isolate aRhiDar2 chromosome 4, aRhiDar2.hap1, whole genome shotgun sequence DNA encodes these proteins:
- the LOC142760921 gene encoding TOG array regulator of axonemal microtubules protein 1-like, which translates to MWAEDSSGCSSSVTSSSDSDLSDISPICYGMNQKYSLGDNFADYRDVAAQRVLARLTSNLQLRIPDKNPPSGDFGKKLGWKIPNTPEPPKRPKKATEKEVTKETVPRYKKYIEAAEKTLEELRNMNNGRNSLQAYPSKPLPKITPVSLVQYNNPHLHHRNQHDEPPAPERKKTSVLPSIGPSSSHHAVQSHKATHNKQLKKMSQSKMTVADALILLEDEDWEKKIRGIDTISSLISVHPEAAVLIIQDLRTAVMKEVTNLRSAVSLAAIKCLDMMFTILQANMDCDLQQTVRVLLHKAGESNTFIRQAVDSALTSMVENVSPGRALTALIEGGLCHNNSKVRSTTVKHLVGLLDRMGPDFFLSGRKGITDRAISAVVQSLQDHCPEARMYGRQILCSLAPHPRLGAMLARYVPPKNLTAIKLLLKRCSN; encoded by the coding sequence ATGTGGGCAGAAGACTCCTCTGGCTGTAGTAGCTCAGTAACATCCAGCTCAGATTCTGACCTCTCAGATATTTCTCCCATCTGTTATGGCATGAATCAGAAGTACAGCCTAGGTGACAACTTTGCTGACTACCGGGATGTGGCGGCTCAGAGAGTGCTGGCCAGGTTGACCAGCAATCTTCAATTGAGAATCCCTGACAAAAATCCGCCATCTGGCGACTTTGGAAAAAAACTGGGTTGGAAAATCCCTAACACCCCAGAACCACCTAAAAGGCCCAAAAAAGCCACAGAAAAAGAGGTCACCAAGGAAACTGTCCCAAGATATAAAAAGTATATTGAAGCGGCGGAAAAGACCTTGGAAGAACTCAGGAATATGAACAATGGGAGGAATTCTCTCCAGGCGTATCCATCCAAACCTTTACCAAAAATAACACCTGTGAGTTTGGTGCAGTATAACAATCCCCATTTACATCACCGGAACCAGCATGATGAGCCTCCTGCACCCGAGAGGAAGAAGACATCTGTATTACCATCTATAGGACCATCATCAAGTCATCATGCAGTCCAAAGCCATAAAGCAACGCACAATAAACAACTAAAGAAGATGTCCCAGTCCAAGATGACCGTTGCTGACGCCTTAATCCTGCTGGAAGACGAGGACTGGGAGAAAAAGATTCGAGGCATTGACACCATCTCATCCTTGATATCGGTCCATCCTGAAGCTGCTGTTCTAATAATACAAGACCTGAGGACAGCAGTAATGAAGGAAGTGACCAACCTGAGATCTGCAGTGTCCCTCGCAGCGATCAAGTGCCTGGACATGATGTTCACAATATTGCAGGCGAACATGGACTGCGACCTCCAGCAAACTGTCCGGGTGTTGCTACACAAGGCCGGGGAATCCAACACCTTTATCCGTCAAGCAGTGGACAGCGCTCTGACATCAATGGTGGAAAATGTCAGCCCAGGTCGCGCTCTGACAGCCCTAATAGAGGGAGGACTCTGCCACAACAATAGCAAAGTCAGATCCACCACAGTCAAGCATCTTGTAGGTTTGCTGGACAGAATGGGCCCAGACTTTTTCCTGTCTGGTAGGAAAGGGATCACAGATAGGGCAATATCGGCTGTAGTTCAATCTTTACAGGACCACTGCCCCGAAGCCAGGATGTATGGCAGGCAAATCCTGTGCAGTCTAGCTCCACACCCTAGACTGGGCGCAATGCTGGCAAGGTATGTGCCACCTAAAAACTTAACAGCCATAAAGCTCCTGCTGAAAAGATGTTCCAACTAA
- the LOC142760922 gene encoding TOG array regulator of axonemal microtubules protein 1-like, which produces MWAEDSSGCSSSVTSSSDSDLSDISPICYGMNQKYSLGDNFADYRDVAAQRVLARLTSNLQLRIPDKNPPSGDFGKKLGWKIPNTPEPPKRPKKATEKEVTKETVPRYKKYIAAAEKTLEELRNMNNGRNSLQAYPSKPLPKITPVSLVQYNNPHLHHRNQHDEPPAPERKKTSVLPSIGPSSSHHAVQSHKATHNKQLKKMSQSKMTVADALILLEDEDWEKKIRGIDTISSLISVHPEAAVLIIQDLRTAVMKEVTNLRSAVSLAAIKCLDMMFTILQANMDCDLQQTVRVLLHKAGESNTFIRQAVDSALTSMVENVSPGRALTALIEGGLCHNNSKVRSTTVKHLVGLLDRMGPDFFLSGRKGITDRAIPAVVQSLQDRCPEARMYGRQILSSLAPHHRLGAMLARYVPPKNLTAIKLLLKRCSN; this is translated from the coding sequence ATGTGGGCAGAAGACTCCTCTGGCTGTAGTAGCTCAGTAACATCCAGCTCAGATTCTGACCTCTCAGATATTTCTCCCATCTGTTATGGCATGAATCAGAAGTACAGCCTAGGTGACAACTTTGCTGACTACCGGGATGTGGCGGCTCAGAGAGTGCTGGCCAGGTTGACCAGCAATCTTCAATTGAGAATCCCTGACAAAAATCCGCCATCTGGCGACTTTGGAAAAAAACTGGGTTGGAAAATCCCTAACACCCCAGAACCACCTAAAAGGCCCAAAAAAGCCACAGAAAAAGAGGTCACCAAGGAAACTGTCCCAAGATATAAAAAGTATATTGCAGCGGCGGAAAAGACCTTGGAAGAACTCAGGAATATGAACAATGGGAGGAATTCTCTCCAGGCGTATCCATCCAAACCTTTACCAAAAATAACACCTGTGAGTTTGGTGCAGTATAACAATCCCCATTTACATCACCGGAACCAGCATGATGAGCCTCCTGCACCCGAGAGGAAGAAGACATCTGTATTACCATCTATAGGACCATCATCAAGTCATCATGCAGTCCAAAGCCATAAAGCAACGCACAATAAACAACTAAAGAAGATGTCCCAGTCCAAGATGACCGTTGCTGACGCCTTAATCCTGCTGGAAGACGAGGACTGGGAGAAAAAGATTCGAGGCATTGACACCATCTCATCCTTGATATCGGTCCATCCTGAAGCTGCTGTTCTAATAATACAAGACCTGAGGACAGCAGTAATGAAGGAAGTGACCAACCTGAGATCTGCAGTGTCCCTCGCAGCGATCAAGTGCCTGGACATGATGTTCACAATATTGCAGGCGAACATGGACTGCGACCTCCAGCAAACTGTCCGGGTGTTGCTACACAAGGCCGGGGAATCCAACACCTTTATCCGTCAAGCAGTGGACAGCGCTCTGACATCAATGGTGGAAAATGTCAGCCCAGGTCGCGCTCTGACAGCCCTAATAGAGGGAGGACTCTGCCACAACAACAGCAAAGTCAGATCCACCACAGTCAAGCACCTTGTAGGTTTGCTGGACAGAATGGGCCCAGACTTTTTCCTGTCTGGTAGGAAAGGGATCACAGATAGGGCAATACCGGCTGTAGTTCAATCTTTACAGGACCGCTGCCCCGAAGCCAGGATGTATGGCAGGCAAATCCTGAGCAGTCTAGCTCCACACCATAGACTGGGCGCAATGCTGGCAAGGTATGTGCCACCTAAAAACTTAACAGCCATAAAGCTCCTGCTGAAAAGATGTTCCAACTAA